The Amycolatopsis sp. DG1A-15b genome contains the following window.
CGTCGGGTTCCTGCTGCAGGAACTGCCGCATCCCCCGGACGCGACCTTCGCCGACGTGCTCGACGGCGCGCTCGCCGAGATCCGGGCCGCCGCGGCCCGCCTCGACGAGCTGACCACGGCCATGACCGACCGGCCCGACGACGAAGGCGTGCTCGAGGAGTACGGCCGGGTGCTGGAGTGGGCCCAGGCCCACGACCTCTGGGACGCCGACCGCCGCGCCAAGCTCGTCTGCGACGGGCTCGGCCTCGGCGGCGTCGCACCGGACCGGCGGCTCGGCACGCTGTCGGGCGGGCAGCGCTCGCGGCTCGGCCTGGCCGCGCTGCTGATCCGGCAACCGGAGACGCTCCTGCTCGACGAGCCGACCAACCACCTCGACGACGCGGCGATGGCGTTCCTGGAACGGCACCTCATCGAGCTGACCGGGATCGTGGTGCTGTCCTCGCACGACCGGGTGTTCCTCGACGCCGTCTGCACCGACATCGTCGACCTCGACCCGGCCGCGGCCGACCGGCAGGCCGGCGGCGCGATCCGCTACGGCGGCAGCTACACCGGCTACCTCGGCCACAAGAAGGCCGAGCGGGCTCGCTGGGAGCAGCGCTACGCCGAGGAGCAGGAGGAACTGAAGGAGCTGCGGGAAACCGTCGCGGTCACCGCGCGCAACGTCGCCTACGGCCGCGGCCCGCGCGACAACGACAAGTTCATCCACGCGTTCAAGGGCGCTCGCGTCCAGAAGACGATCTCGCGCCGGGTGCGCGACGCCGAGCAGCGCCTGGAGAACCTGGAACGCGACCAGGTCCGCAAGCCCCCGGCGCCGTTGCGGTTCAAGGCGGACCTCACCGCCCGCGCGACCGGCGA
Protein-coding sequences here:
- a CDS encoding ABC-F family ATP-binding cassette domain-containing protein, translating into MSTLFPLQAKDVVFGYGTRVVLDGVSLTASAGQRLGLVGENGTGKSTLLRLLAGLEEPRSGEVLRGPDVGFLLQELPHPPDATFADVLDGALAEIRAAAARLDELTTAMTDRPDDEGVLEEYGRVLEWAQAHDLWDADRRAKLVCDGLGLGGVAPDRRLGTLSGGQRSRLGLAALLIRQPETLLLDEPTNHLDDAAMAFLERHLIELTGIVVLSSHDRVFLDAVCTDIVDLDPAAADRQAGGAIRYGGSYTGYLGHKKAERARWEQRYAEEQEELKELRETVAVTARNVAYGRGPRDNDKFIHAFKGARVQKTISRRVRDAEQRLENLERDQVRKPPAPLRFKADLTARATGDGPAISARSLEVPGRLSLPRLDVGGSARLLVTGGNGAGKSTLLSVLAGRLAPAAGTVLFGHGVRVGLLEQDVVFAEPERNAARVYRDALGEDAPPLSRLGLLASRDLRQPVGALSVGQRRRLALAILLADPPDVLLLDEPTNHISLTLAEELFAALETAPGAVVIASHDRWLRRDWAGDRLELAAGRPVAV